The stretch of DNA AAAAGAATTTAACATTGGCTTTGCTTTCATTGTCTTTCATTGCGACCGTAAGCTGCGGTCCAAAAGCGTTCGTGAAAGGTCAATATGATGACGTTAACCGCGAAAATTTGATGAATGACCAATGGTCCGAAACTGATATGCAAAAAGCTGTTCAGGATTTGGTAGCAAGCTTAATGAATTCTCCGATCATTACACAGTCTAAAAAAATGCCGGTGGTGATGGTTACAAATCTTCAAAATAAAACCAGCGAGCATATCGATACTCAAAGTATTATGGACATGGTTCGTGTAGAGCTTATGCAATCTGGCCGAGTGGCATTCATCGATAAAGAGGCTCGCCAAGATATCTCTGACGAATACAACTATCAAAACTCTGGCATGGTAGAAGACGCTTCTAAAAAAGGTCCCGGCGGTCAAATTGGTGCGGATTTCATCATCAACGGTCGTCTTGATTCTATCGTGCAAGAAGTCGGCAAAGATAAGTCAGTGTACTATAAACTGACTTTGAATCTGACGAACCTTAAAACCAGCATGATTCAATGGACGAACCAAAAGCAAATCCGTAAGACGTTCAAAAAGAAATCTATCGGTCTGTAATTCATGATTTTTAATCTGCAAAGACTCACGCTGGTCGTGGGTCTTTTTTTTGTGAGCGGTCTTTTGGGTTGTGCGACCTATCAGAGCAAGGTCGAAACGGCTCGCACCGCCATTGAAACAGGGAATCCGGATAAAGCCGTTAAAGAGTTAAAGCCCCTGGCAGAAAAAGAAGACGGCGATCAGTTAGTTTATTTATTAGACTATGCGACAGCCCTGCAGATCGCGGGCGATATCAAAGAAAGTAATAAAGCCTTTTTAAAAGCAGATAGACTTGCTGATCAGGTGGACTATCAATCCATTTCGCGTATCGCGGGGTCACTCGCTTTGAACGAAGAAATGGTTCAGTACAAAGGCGACACTTTTGAAAAGATCTTTATCAACGCATATCTTGCGATGAATTTTTTAGAGATCGGCCAACTGGATGATGCTTTGGTTGAAGCTCGCCGTATCAATGAAAAGTACTTGAAATACCGTGCGGATGAAAAACAAAATTTCGAGTTAAACTCTTTCAGTAAATACTTATCCGCCATGATTTGGGAAGCCAATCGTAGTTATGACGATGCTTACATCGCCTATGCGGAAACCTATAAAATCGATCCTTCAATTTCGACTCTTGGCGAAGACCTCATTCGTTCGGCAAAATTAGCGCGACGAATGGATACCTACAAAGATTGGAAAAAGAAGTTTCCAGAAGTTCAAGAAGAGGACTCTTGGTATGACCGCCGCAAAGGAGAGCTGGTTATTCTTTTTCAACAAGGATGGGGACCGCGCAAACAGGCATCCAATAACGAATATCGCTTTCCGGTACTCCGGCCGGTCTTCAGTGAAACTCAAAAAGCGCGCTTAGTGATTTCTGATTCCAATAAAGTTTTAGTCAGTCAAAAAGTGTACGATGTGCAGGAAGCCGCTATTGCCACGTTAAGGGACGACCAAGGCATTTTATTAGCCAAGCGGGTTGCGGGTCTGGCGACAAAAGCTGTTTTATCGGATCAAGTTCGACAAAAAAATGAGGCCTTAGGTGCGTTAGCATGGGTCGCGATGAATATCGCCGATCGCGCCGATGTTCGGCAGTGGTCTTTCTTACCGCAAACAATTCAAACCATCCGCATTCAGCTCCCGCCGGGAAAATATAAATTCCGTCTGGAAGGTTTAACTCATGGACTGAGCGCCACGGGCGAAAATCTGGCAGACCGCGAAATCGAAATCAAAGCTGGTCAAAAGAAATTCGCCGTTTGGCGCTCTGTAAAATAAAAAGCACAAAATAAAAAAGGCCCGGGGTGAACCGAGCCTTTTTAAGACAAACTTTTAAACCAAGAACTAGTTGTTCAAGTTAAGAGCAATACCAGGAAGGTTTGGAGTTTCGTCGTCTTGTTGAAGACCTGGAAGTACAGTTGCTTTTTCAGCAGCTACTTTAGCAGTAGTGTCTGTGCTGTAACGAGTAGCAGCAGAAGCAACACGGTTTTCAAGGTTTTGTTTAGAGCTGTCCGCAGAAGCATTTTCAACAACTGTGTTTACTTGTTGTTTAGTCATGTAATCCTGAGGGAAAGCACCAAGTTTAGCAAGGTAGCCCGAGATGCTGCCGTTGCCGTTTTGGATGATTTCGCGAAGGGTGAAAAGAGGAGCGTATTGAGATGCTTTCTTTTCAGCTTCGAAGATGATTTGCGTCAAAGTAGCCGCAGTGATGTCGTTTTTAGATTTATTGTCGATGACCATCACTTCTTCGTTAGTGCGGATCATTTTAGCGATATCATCTAAAGTCACATAGCAGCTTTGTTGTGTGTCGTAAAGTTTGCGGTTCTGATAGCGCTTGATGATTTTAACTTTAGAATTTGGCTTAGATGTCATTGTTTCGTTTTGGTTGATCAAAAGTGCCTCCCAATTTGAAATTTCCCCAAAATCTTAAGAAGATAGTGTGTGTTTTGATTCACCGTCCCCTTAGATGGGCGCAACCTATCCCCCCCGCCACCCCTTGTCAAGGGGTCCTCAGACCAAAAGAAAAGAAATTCTTAGATACTGTTTCGTCTCAAAAACCGCTCGGTAAAAGAATTCACAGACCTTTGTCTAAAGTTTTTTTCAAAGCCCGCCGAAAGGTCTAGGAGAGACGGCGAAGGCGCGGGAAAAATTTAATGAAAAATGAACAAATTCAAGAGGTTAGGTCTTCAGGAATGCTCCTAATAATGGGGCTGGTGGGTCTTTCTTTGGCCATTGTGGCCACACCCTGGAACCGCCAATTTCAGGATTCTCGGGTCGAAGTCGCACTGCAGAAAGCAGAGATCGTTGGCTACCAAGTTGTACAAATTTACCGCGAAGCGTCCAAGTCTTCACTGCCTGATGACAAGAAATCCCGCGTTCCAGCCTCTATCTCTTCGTCTGACAGCGCCTTTCCCGCCGACTTGCGCAGCACAGGAACCATGGGAACGGACCCCTGGGGAGCTCCCTTCCGTTATCGCATTTTGTCGGCAGATAAATCGGGCAATGTACGAATTCTTGTTTGGTCTACAGGACCCAATCAAAAGGCGGAAACAGCGGATTTGGACAATGAAGAGGCGGTCATCGCTGGTCAACCAAGCTATGCAGGGGACGACATAGGAGTCCTTCTCAGTATGACACACAATTAAGCACCGATTTAGGTCGTGATGAGGTCCTGGTGCCTCATGAAAGTCTCAAAATTTGCCGATCAGCCTAGTGACCAAGGAGATCTAATGTTTCCATACACTAGGGCCGCAATATTCCTTCCCTTTCTCGTAACACTCACGGCATGTGCGACGTTCACGTCGAATGAAACTGATAAAGCGCCGTATTACGAGTCTTCCTTCAACGATAGAAACAGAGCTCCTGCGTCTTTTGCTCCTCAGTCTGTTGCCTCTGGTCCGGACAACACGACGACGATTGATCCTCTCTACATGAGAACTCAAGCTGATTATTACTTCGCGATGGGTGAGGCTTATTCACTCGAAGGCAATTCAGCAAAAGCACTCGAGGCTTTCAAAAACACATTGATCTACGATCAAGAATCTCCCGCAGTGCATATGCGTTTGGCGGCGGAATACCTTAAGCAAGGTCTTTTGTCAGAATCTTTGACTCAAGGTGAAGAGGCCGCAAAGAAAGATCCAAAAAACGTGGATGCGCATTTGTTGTTGGGGGGCTTGTATTCTTCGATGAAGCTTTATCCAAAGGCGATGGATCAATACAACACCGTGATGAAGCTTGAGCCCAAAAACACGGAAGCGCCGCTTTACATTGGTGCGCTGTACTCTGAACAGAAACAACCAGACAAAGCCGTAAAATATTTTGAATCTTTGGCAAAGAATCCAGATTACACGACTCCACACTTGGCTTGGTATTACATCGGCCGTGTACGCATGGAACAGCCAGAGGCTAAATATCAAAAAGGTGCGGAAGAGGCATTTAAAAAGTCTTTAAGCATCAAGCCTGAATTCGTAGATTCACTTCTTTCATTGGGTGCGATGTACACGAAAGACAAAAAAGAAGAAAAAGCTTTGGCGATGTACCGTGAATACCAAAAAGAAAATACGCCGAACTCTCGAGTCGCAGAAATCTTGGCGCAAACTTATATTGAGCAAGGCGATTACGAAAAAGCTTATGATCAGTTGGAGATAATTGAACGGGATTCTGATGAGCCACTAAATGTTAGAATGAAAATGGCTTTGATCTTAATTGACCAAAAACGTTTTGATCAAGCGGCTGAAAAATTACAAGAAGTTCTTAAAGAGGCTCCAGATTCAGACAAAGTCAGATTCTATTTGGCGGCTGTTTATGAAGAGACTCATAAAAACGAACTTGCCGTTCGTGAATATAAAAAGGTACCAGCTTCAAGCACTTATTACGGTGAAGCGGTAGTGCATACGGCTTATATTCTAAAGGGCATGGGTAAACTTGATGAAGCAGTTCAGACTGCGGCGGAAGGCTTGAAAAACCGTCAAGACCAACCACAAATTTATGCAATGTACGCTTCATTGTTAGATGAAAAGTCAGACTATAAAACGGCGTCTGCGGTATTAGAGCAAGGCTTGGTGAAGTTTCCAGAAAATGCGCAACTTAGATTTTATTATGGCACGATCCAGGATCGTTTGGGTAATAAGTCATTGGTTGTAAGCGAAATGAAAAAAGTTTTAGAGATCGATCCAAATCACGTTCAAGGCATGAATTATCTTGCATTTACTTGGGCAGAAATGGGAACGCAGCTTCCTGAGGCTGAAAAATTAGCGCGCAAGGCTTCAGAACTAGAGCCGCAAGATGGTTATGTTTTAGATACTTTGGGGTGGGTTCTTTATAAGCAAAGCAAATACAGCGAAGCGGTGAAAGTCTTAGAAGCGGCTCACAAGTATCAAGGCACGGTGAGTGTGATTGCTGAACACTTAGGTGATGCTTACTATAAGCAGTCGATGGTGGATAAAGCGAAGAACATGTACCGTAAGGCTGCGGATTTAGAAACGGATAAACGTAAAGTGCAAGAAATCCGTAACAAAATCACTGCGATTGAAAAACAAGAGCTTTCATCGCCACGTATGCCTGCTTCGGTTGAAAAACCAACGGATAAACCTATTGCGGAGCACGCTCAGTAATCTGCGAACGTTTTTCCTGATATAAATAATGATTGGCAAAGAATATTAAAGGGAGTGCGGCGATAAGCCCCGCTCCTTTTGTCATTGCAGAAACAAAGATCAACAAGGCGGCATAAAAGCTGACGCCCAAATAGTCCTTAAAATTTTTAACTGAAGCCAAGCCCCAGATATCAATGGATTTAGCGATGCTGCTTTGTGTTTCAATATGCCATTTCAAAGATTGGCTTAAGACCAAAAAGAAGTAAGTCGCCACGATCATCAGTAGGATAGAAAAAGGCACAGTCATCAAAAGACCTTGTGGGCTTTCTAATAATCCCACCGCTGATCCAAACAGGGCACTTGTGGGGAATAAAGCCACAGCGATAATTAAATAGGATATCAATTCTTTGCTTTCAAAGCTGATTTGCCGTGGCTTCTTTTTTTCGATAATCAGGCGTACAGCCATCTCTTGAAAGATTAAAAGCACTAAAGAAACCACGATGGCCCCAACGCCGGGCGTGGCGCGGGCCAAAAAGATAAAGAGCATAGTGACGAAACCGAACATTAAACTGTTCTTTAACGTCACTTTTACTAGATTCAATGCTTGTTTAAAATAATGCATTTCAATATGCTAAGCGAATGAAATCAGGGATCAATTACTTTCTCGCATTAGGTTTCTTTCTATTAACGGCTTTTCTTTCGGGGTGTGCTACAAAAACCGTGAAAGAAGGAGCGTTTCAAAAAGCGCAGTGGGAAACCAAGGCGATGATTAAAAATCTTAAAGAAAATAAAAACCAGTCACTCACTATTGATATCTATGCCATTAAAAACGAAAGAGCCCGTTTTGAAATATCGGCTCTCTTAGGTTATCAGGTGGCAAGCTTGGTGATGAGTCCTTCAGATATCTCTTATGCCATTTATCCCCAAAAAACTTTCTTTTATGGAAAGAATTCGGATCGCGCTTTCCGCCGTATCATTGACTTGCCATTGCATCCAATGAATTTGGCCAATATCGCTTTTGATGAACCTATTCGGGGCCCAGGATGGAAATGCACCTTAGGAGCCGATGGATTTTTAACCGAATGTGAGAATATTCAACGCCAGATGAAAGCTGTTTGGAGTGATCGCAAAGAAGGTAAGAAGAAAGTCGTTTTAACGGGTCCCCAATTCGAAATGCAGTGGCATTTTGGGGTGCCCCAGACTGAAGTCCAGTTCAAGGATGACTTATTCACTTTGAGACAGCCCTCGGGGTTCAAAGCAATACAAATAAATTAAAAAACTCGTTAACCGTCTAGGTTTGAGGCATCATCTATATAGAAGGTGTGTGTCACCAAACACCAGGGGAGAGTTTTATGGCCTCTAAGATTGATCTTCATTCATTGGTAACCAACTGGCAGAACACAAGTGTCCAGGCCAAAGAACACTGGAGCGGCACATTCGAGGAATACCTCGATTTAGTGAAGCAAAATCCAAAAATCACCAGAAACGCCTACCAACGCATGTATGACATGATCATTGAGGAAGGCACCGAGCAATACATTGATTTCAAAAAAGAAGTCACACGCTTTAAATTCTTTGATGACGTTCACAATAACGGTAAAGACGCGGTTTTCGGTCTTGATGTGCAGTTGAATAAATTGGTGAACGTACTTAAAGCCGCGGCTTTAGGATACGGAACAGAAAAACGTGTCATCTTACTTCACGGTCCGGTAGGCAGTGCGAAATCTACTATCTGCCGCATGCTAAAAAAAGGCTTAGAGCGCTACTCACACTCTAAATCGGGTGCCCTTTACACGTTTGAATGGATCGATGAAAAACAAGAATTGGGTGGACTTCTTGGTAAAGAAACAAAAGTTTTTCCTTCGCCGATGAATGAAGAACCTTTGTTGCTTATCCCTGAAGAACTTCGCCCGCAAATTTTTGATGCTATTAATAAAGGCCAAGAAGGTTCTTACCGTGTTCAGCTTGACGGTGAACTAAGTCCTCCATCACGCTTTATTTTCAAAGCATTGATGGAACGATATGATGGTGACTTGATGAAAGTTCTTTCCCACGTGCGTGTGAAAAGATTTTTCATTTCTGAAGCTGATCGCGTCGGGATTGGAACATTCCAACCAAAAGATGAAAAGAATCAGGATAGTACTGAGCTTACGGGGGATATCAATTACCGTAAGATCGCGGAATATGGTTCAGACTCCGATCCTCGCGCATTTAACTTTGACGGTGAATTTAACGTCGCCAACCGTGGTTTGATTGAGTTCGTTGAGGTTCTAAAGCTTGACGTGGCATTCTTGTACGATCTTTTAGGGGCTTCTCAGGAACACCGCGTGAAACCTAAAAAGTTCGCGCAAACGCACATCGATGAAGTCATCATCGGTCACACGAATGAGCCGGAGTACCGTCGTTTGCAAGACAATGAGTTCATGGAAGCTCTTCGCGACCGTACCGTGAAAATCGACGTGCCTTACATCACTCGTTGGAGAGATGAAATCAATATTTACAAACGTGATTTTAATTCCAACAAAGTGCGTGGTATCAGTATCGCTCCGCACACGGTTGAGATGGCGGCGATGTGGGCGATTTTAACTCGTTTAGAAAAGCCAAAAAAAGCAAACCTAACTCGTTTGCAAAAACTAAAACTGTATAACGGTAAAACCTTGCCAAACTATACCGAAGACAACGTGCGTGAGCTTCGTAAAGAAACTCAGCGCGAAGGTTTAGAAGGTATTTCGGCTCGTTATATCCAAGATAAGCTTTCTAATGCGCTCGTGACCGCGCAACAGTCCAACAAGGGCTCGGTCAACCCATTCATGGTATTGAAAGAGCTTGAGTCGGGGTTAAAAAATCACTCGCTCATTTCAAACGATGAGTTGAAAGCCGAATACAAAGAACTGCTTGGCGTCGTCATGCAGGAATACGAAGAGATTATCAAAGGCGAAGTGCAACGCGCGATCAGTGCCGATGAAAGTGCGATGCAAAGGTTGACGGGTAATTATATCGATAACGTCAAAGCCTATACCCAACGTGAAAGAGTTCGTAATCAGTTCACCGGAAATGATGAAGAACCCGATGAGCGTTTAATGCGTTCGATCGAAGAAAAGATTGAAATTCCTGAATCTCGTAAAGACGACTTCCGTCGTGAGATCATGAACTACATCGGGGCGTTGGCGCTGGAAGGTCGCAAGTTCAATTACAAAATGAATGAAAGACTTCATAAGGCGATTGAGTTGAAACTGTTTGAAGATCAAAAAGACAGTATCAAGCTTACGACATTAGTTTCGAACG from Bdellovibrio bacteriovorus encodes:
- the lpoB gene encoding penicillin-binding protein activator LpoB, whose protein sequence is MKKNLTLALLSLSFIATVSCGPKAFVKGQYDDVNRENLMNDQWSETDMQKAVQDLVASLMNSPIITQSKKMPVVMVTNLQNKTSEHIDTQSIMDMVRVELMQSGRVAFIDKEARQDISDEYNYQNSGMVEDASKKGPGGQIGADFIINGRLDSIVQEVGKDKSVYYKLTLNLTNLKTSMIQWTNQKQIRKTFKKKSIGL
- a CDS encoding COG3014 family protein → MIFNLQRLTLVVGLFFVSGLLGCATYQSKVETARTAIETGNPDKAVKELKPLAEKEDGDQLVYLLDYATALQIAGDIKESNKAFLKADRLADQVDYQSISRIAGSLALNEEMVQYKGDTFEKIFINAYLAMNFLEIGQLDDALVEARRINEKYLKYRADEKQNFELNSFSKYLSAMIWEANRSYDDAYIAYAETYKIDPSISTLGEDLIRSAKLARRMDTYKDWKKKFPEVQEEDSWYDRRKGELVILFQQGWGPRKQASNNEYRFPVLRPVFSETQKARLVISDSNKVLVSQKVYDVQEAAIATLRDDQGILLAKRVAGLATKAVLSDQVRQKNEALGALAWVAMNIADRADVRQWSFLPQTIQTIRIQLPPGKYKFRLEGLTHGLSATGENLADREIEIKAGQKKFAVWRSVK
- a CDS encoding polyhydroxyalkanoate synthesis regulator DNA-binding domain-containing protein, whose protein sequence is MINQNETMTSKPNSKVKIIKRYQNRKLYDTQQSCYVTLDDIAKMIRTNEEVMVIDNKSKNDITAATLTQIIFEAEKKASQYAPLFTLREIIQNGNGSISGYLAKLGAFPQDYMTKQQVNTVVENASADSSKQNLENRVASAATRYSTDTTAKVAAEKATVLPGLQQDDETPNLPGIALNLNN
- a CDS encoding type II secretion system protein, whose product is MKNEQIQEVRSSGMLLIMGLVGLSLAIVATPWNRQFQDSRVEVALQKAEIVGYQVVQIYREASKSSLPDDKKSRVPASISSSDSAFPADLRSTGTMGTDPWGAPFRYRILSADKSGNVRILVWSTGPNQKAETADLDNEEAVIAGQPSYAGDDIGVLLSMTHN
- a CDS encoding tetratricopeptide repeat protein is translated as MFPYTRAAIFLPFLVTLTACATFTSNETDKAPYYESSFNDRNRAPASFAPQSVASGPDNTTTIDPLYMRTQADYYFAMGEAYSLEGNSAKALEAFKNTLIYDQESPAVHMRLAAEYLKQGLLSESLTQGEEAAKKDPKNVDAHLLLGGLYSSMKLYPKAMDQYNTVMKLEPKNTEAPLYIGALYSEQKQPDKAVKYFESLAKNPDYTTPHLAWYYIGRVRMEQPEAKYQKGAEEAFKKSLSIKPEFVDSLLSLGAMYTKDKKEEKALAMYREYQKENTPNSRVAEILAQTYIEQGDYEKAYDQLEIIERDSDEPLNVRMKMALILIDQKRFDQAAEKLQEVLKEAPDSDKVRFYLAAVYEETHKNELAVREYKKVPASSTYYGEAVVHTAYILKGMGKLDEAVQTAAEGLKNRQDQPQIYAMYASLLDEKSDYKTASAVLEQGLVKFPENAQLRFYYGTIQDRLGNKSLVVSEMKKVLEIDPNHVQGMNYLAFTWAEMGTQLPEAEKLARKASELEPQDGYVLDTLGWVLYKQSKYSEAVKVLEAAHKYQGTVSVIAEHLGDAYYKQSMVDKAKNMYRKAADLETDKRKVQEIRNKITAIEKQELSSPRMPASVEKPTDKPIAEHAQ
- a CDS encoding PrkA family serine protein kinase; translated protein: MASKIDLHSLVTNWQNTSVQAKEHWSGTFEEYLDLVKQNPKITRNAYQRMYDMIIEEGTEQYIDFKKEVTRFKFFDDVHNNGKDAVFGLDVQLNKLVNVLKAAALGYGTEKRVILLHGPVGSAKSTICRMLKKGLERYSHSKSGALYTFEWIDEKQELGGLLGKETKVFPSPMNEEPLLLIPEELRPQIFDAINKGQEGSYRVQLDGELSPPSRFIFKALMERYDGDLMKVLSHVRVKRFFISEADRVGIGTFQPKDEKNQDSTELTGDINYRKIAEYGSDSDPRAFNFDGEFNVANRGLIEFVEVLKLDVAFLYDLLGASQEHRVKPKKFAQTHIDEVIIGHTNEPEYRRLQDNEFMEALRDRTVKIDVPYITRWRDEINIYKRDFNSNKVRGISIAPHTVEMAAMWAILTRLEKPKKANLTRLQKLKLYNGKTLPNYTEDNVRELRKETQREGLEGISARYIQDKLSNALVTAQQSNKGSVNPFMVLKELESGLKNHSLISNDELKAEYKELLGVVMQEYEEIIKGEVQRAISADESAMQRLTGNYIDNVKAYTQRERVRNQFTGNDEEPDERLMRSIEEKIEIPESRKDDFRREIMNYIGALALEGRKFNYKMNERLHKAIELKLFEDQKDSIKLTTLVSNVADKDTQEKIDIVKTRLIKDFGYDEISATDVLHYVASIFARGDVKNK